One segment of Parvularcula sp. IMCC14364 DNA contains the following:
- a CDS encoding glycoside hydrolase family 16 protein: protein MSKKYWLMVAAIASCVLGYGAVALEADDGNWELVWSDEFNGDEIDFTKWSHEVDCWGGGNEERQCYTKRPENSFVADGYLNIVARYETASGPALPRKMREGLSVEERRAKKEQPFTSARLNTKGKADWTYGRFEVRAKMPRGQGMWPAIWMLPTEEKYGAWAASGEIDIAEVVNLGAKCEKCEGGLENSVVGTVHYGGEWPRNKYKGDETELPPSDEGFHVYSVEWREGSISWFVDGMHYSTLTSKDWGPQAMFTKLPPNSPFDQPFHMILNVAIGGHLPEAENEGGVSLLGFPKAMQVDWVRVYKKSAHDSGDL, encoded by the coding sequence ATGTCAAAAAAGTATTGGCTGATGGTAGCTGCGATTGCCAGCTGCGTATTGGGCTATGGGGCGGTAGCGCTTGAGGCGGACGATGGGAATTGGGAGCTTGTTTGGTCCGACGAATTTAATGGTGATGAAATTGATTTCACCAAATGGTCTCATGAAGTCGATTGCTGGGGCGGCGGAAACGAAGAGCGCCAATGTTACACTAAGAGACCTGAAAACTCATTCGTAGCAGATGGTTACCTTAATATTGTGGCCCGTTATGAAACAGCATCTGGTCCGGCCCTGCCTCGAAAAATGCGAGAAGGTCTATCCGTTGAAGAGAGACGCGCAAAAAAAGAGCAACCTTTTACGTCGGCTCGACTAAATACAAAGGGTAAAGCGGATTGGACTTACGGACGATTTGAGGTGCGGGCTAAAATGCCGAGGGGACAAGGCATGTGGCCAGCGATCTGGATGTTGCCAACTGAAGAGAAGTATGGCGCATGGGCGGCGTCTGGCGAAATTGACATTGCTGAGGTGGTAAACCTAGGTGCGAAGTGTGAGAAGTGTGAGGGGGGCTTGGAAAACAGTGTTGTTGGCACAGTTCACTACGGCGGTGAATGGCCTCGTAATAAATACAAGGGCGACGAAACTGAACTGCCACCGTCAGATGAAGGTTTTCATGTTTACTCCGTTGAATGGCGGGAAGGATCGATTTCTTGGTTCGTGGACGGAATGCATTATTCTACCCTGACATCCAAAGACTGGGGGCCGCAGGCAATGTTTACAAAGCTACCCCCAAATTCTCCATTCGACCAACCTTTTCATATGATACTAAACGTCGCAATAGGTGGTCATTTACCTGAAGCTGAGAACGAAGGTGGCGTCTCTTTGTTAGGCTTCCCAAAGGCTATGCAGGTTGACTGGGTTCGAGTGTACAAAAAAAGCGCCCACGATTCAGGTGATCTCTGA
- a CDS encoding MFS transporter: METTKPEDRVPLFQKLVYGSGAFVNNLLAGSIGGMMIVLNLGLGMNPALVGLLGALPRFFDALTDPLMGYISDNTRTRWGRRRPYIFVGAILVGIIFIALWQLPEGQSETFYFWYFLIGSLAFYLAYTIFATPWVALGYEMTPDYNERTRLMGTQNFIGQLAYFIPPWLLLIMQWDVLFDDMVEGAAGVAIVIGVFVIAAGVLPAIFLRERVPSGNPGDKAQAAKTIGISARVADFALGFYRALKFLPFLKLCIATFLVFNGFILIAAFQTYVIIYYVFDGDQVAGATYAGYAGTVATFSTFGVIAFITWVGTKIGKRKAFALSTAISMIGYALKWFCYSPEYPILVLLPAPLIAFGLGGLFTLMPSMMADVVDMDELKTNQRREGMFGSIYWWVVKLGMAAALAGGGFLLNATGFDVALGGDQSERTIVLLRLFDAFVPVVASGIAIWAVATFGITKEKAREIRRELEGRRGVVPSVSE, encoded by the coding sequence ATGGAGACTACCAAGCCTGAAGACCGGGTGCCATTGTTTCAGAAACTTGTTTATGGATCCGGGGCTTTTGTAAATAATCTCCTTGCTGGTTCGATTGGCGGGATGATGATTGTCCTCAATTTGGGCTTGGGAATGAACCCGGCGCTCGTCGGTTTGTTGGGGGCGCTCCCACGCTTTTTTGATGCGCTAACCGACCCGCTGATGGGCTATATTTCGGACAATACCAGAACGCGGTGGGGAAGGAGAAGGCCCTACATATTTGTTGGCGCTATTCTTGTTGGGATCATTTTCATCGCCTTATGGCAATTGCCGGAAGGGCAAAGTGAGACGTTTTATTTTTGGTATTTCCTAATAGGCTCCTTGGCATTCTACCTTGCTTACACAATTTTTGCGACGCCATGGGTTGCTCTGGGATATGAAATGACGCCGGATTATAACGAGCGCACCCGATTAATGGGTACCCAGAATTTTATTGGTCAGTTGGCATACTTTATCCCGCCGTGGCTTCTCCTTATTATGCAATGGGACGTATTATTCGACGATATGGTCGAAGGGGCCGCTGGTGTTGCGATAGTTATCGGTGTCTTCGTCATTGCAGCAGGCGTTTTGCCGGCGATTTTCCTCCGTGAGCGCGTGCCCTCCGGAAATCCAGGTGACAAAGCCCAGGCAGCCAAGACTATAGGTATTTCAGCGCGCGTTGCTGATTTCGCGCTTGGTTTCTACAGGGCATTGAAGTTTTTGCCATTTTTGAAGCTCTGCATTGCAACATTTCTTGTATTTAATGGTTTCATTCTGATCGCTGCATTCCAAACGTATGTCATAATTTACTATGTTTTTGACGGAGATCAGGTGGCTGGCGCAACCTATGCGGGGTATGCTGGGACGGTCGCTACATTTTCAACCTTTGGCGTCATCGCATTTATAACCTGGGTTGGGACAAAAATCGGAAAGAGGAAAGCGTTTGCGCTTTCGACAGCAATTTCAATGATTGGTTATGCATTGAAATGGTTCTGTTATAGTCCGGAATATCCAATTCTCGTCCTCCTTCCCGCGCCTCTGATTGCATTTGGGCTCGGGGGACTTTTTACGCTGATGCCATCGATGATGGCCGATGTTGTGGATATGGATGAGTTGAAAACAAATCAACGCCGCGAGGGAATGTTTGGTTCGATTTACTGGTGGGTTGTCAAGCTGGGTATGGCAGCTGCACTTGCTGGTGGTGGATTTTTGCTCAATGCCACCGGTTTCGATGTCGCGTTAGGTGGCGATCAAAGTGAGCGAACAATTGTACTTTTGCGGCTGTTTGACGCATTTGTTCCTGTCGTCGCTTCTGGCATTGCAATCTGGGCGGTTGCAACTTTTGGTATTACGAAGGAAAAGGCCCGCGAAATTAGACGAGAGCTTGAGGGCCGTCGTGGTGTCGTGCCTAGCGTGTCCGAGTAG